GCCGATCGACGCGAGGATCCAGCTCTGCGAGAGGAGGTCCGGGAGGTCCCAGCCGGTGGCCTGCTCGACGTTGCCGACGAGGCCGAAGCGGTTGCCGTAGATGAAGCCCCACATGAGGGCCGCGACGACCGCGGGCACGGCGTAGGGCAGGAAGATCGAGATGCGGAAGAACGCCGTGAAGTGCAGGCGGGCCGAGTCGAGCGCCAGCGCCGCGAAGAGGGCGATGGCGAGCATGATCGGCACCTGCACGACGAGGAACAGGGCGACGCGGCCGAGCGCGTCCCAGAAGTTCGGGTCGCCCAGCGCCTGCGTGTAGTTCGCGATGCCGACGAACGAGTTGCCGCCGATCATCCGCTCCTGGAACAGGCTGAGGTAGATCGAGTAGCCGACCGGCGCGATGAGGACCACCAGGAAGACCACGAGGAACGGGGCGACGAAGCCCAGTCCGGTCCAGCGCCGCTTGTCGCGGCGCATCGGGCTCCCGCCGGGGCGGGCCGCCCCGGCATCGGGCTTCGGCCGGGTGGCCGGAGTCGACATCGTCGTCATGTGCTTCCACTTCGTCGGGGGATGTCGGCGCGGCCACCTCGTCGGGACGATTGGGTGTTTGCGCAAACATCTGTGATGCTCGCAACCATGACATCTCCACCGCCGGTCGTCAAGTCGAGTGGCCGGCGCACGCTCGGCGGCCGCACCGTGTCCATGGCGGACGTCGCCGCGCACGCCGGGGTGTCGGCGCAGACGGTCTCCCGGGTGTCCAACGGCGCCCAGAACGTGGAGGCCACCACCCGGCAGCGTGTGATGGACGCGATGGCCGAGCTCGGCTACCGGCCGAACAGCGCCGCCCGGGCTCTCAAGACCGGGCGCTTCCGCAGCATCGGCATCATCATGTTCACGCTCTCCACCCTCGGCAACATGAAGACGCTCGACGCGATCGTGACGGCCGCGTCCGGCGCCGGGTACACGATCACGCTCATGCCGGTGCCGCATCCCACCGAGGGCGAGGTTGCCGGCGCGTTCAGCCGGCTGCAGGAGGAGGCGGTCGACGGGGTCGTCATCATCATCGAGGCGCACATGCTCGACCGGGCCGACGTGATCATCCCCGCCGGGCTGCCCGTCGTGATCATCGACTCCGACGCGGGCGACCCGTTCGTGGTCGTCGACACCGACCAGGAGCAGGGCACGCGCCTCGCCACGCAGCACCTGCTGGACCTCGGGCACACCGCGATCGTGCACGTCGCGGGGCCCTCCACCTCGTACTCGGCGGCCCGACGCGCGGCCGAGTGGCGGCAGACCATGCTCGACGCGGGGCTCGCCCCCGAGGATCCGGCGCAGGGCGACTGGACCACGCGGTCCGGCTACCGGATCGGCCGGGAGCTCGGCCAGCGCGCCGACATCACCGGCATCGTCGCCGCGAACGACCAGATGGCCCTGGGGATCATGCACGCGCTGCACGAGCTCGGCCGCGACGTGCCGGGCGACATCAGCGTGGTCGGCTTCGACGACACCGAGGAGTCGAGCTCCTTCTGGCCGCCGCTCACGACCGTGCACCAGGACTTCACCGAGATCGGCCGCCGCTCCATGCAGGTGCTGCTGGAGATGCTCGAGGGGCGCGAGCCGTCGCACGACCGCATCGTGCCCACGCGCCTCGTGGTGCGCGAGAGCGCGGGGGCGCCGCGGGCCTGACGCGCGCCGGCGCCGCCCGCGTTTCGACCGGGCCGCCGCGGGGAACGGGGAGGGGGACCCGCCCGCCCGACCAGGAGGCCATCCCCGTGCCCGTCGTCGCCCCGCTCCACGAGACCTTCCCCGACGTCC
The nucleotide sequence above comes from Clavibacter sp. B3I6. Encoded proteins:
- a CDS encoding LacI family DNA-binding transcriptional regulator: MTSPPPVVKSSGRRTLGGRTVSMADVAAHAGVSAQTVSRVSNGAQNVEATTRQRVMDAMAELGYRPNSAARALKTGRFRSIGIIMFTLSTLGNMKTLDAIVTAASGAGYTITLMPVPHPTEGEVAGAFSRLQEEAVDGVVIIIEAHMLDRADVIIPAGLPVVIIDSDAGDPFVVVDTDQEQGTRLATQHLLDLGHTAIVHVAGPSTSYSAARRAAEWRQTMLDAGLAPEDPAQGDWTTRSGYRIGRELGQRADITGIVAANDQMALGIMHALHELGRDVPGDISVVGFDDTEESSSFWPPLTTVHQDFTEIGRRSMQVLLEMLEGREPSHDRIVPTRLVVRESAGAPRA
- a CDS encoding carbohydrate ABC transporter permease — encoded protein: MTTMSTPATRPKPDAGAARPGGSPMRRDKRRWTGLGFVAPFLVVFLVVLIAPVGYSIYLSLFQERMIGGNSFVGIANYTQALGDPNFWDALGRVALFLVVQVPIMLAIALFAALALDSARLHFTAFFRISIFLPYAVPAVVAALMWGFIYGNRFGLVGNVEQATGWDLPDLLSQSWILASIGNIVTWEFVGYNMLLFYAALRVISPDLYEAAELDGAGPFRIVTGIKLPAIRGALVIGVIFSIIGSFQLFNEPNILQTLAPNAISSYFTPNMYAYNLSFAGQQFNYSAAIAIIMGVLTMVVAYVVQLVGTRKDS